In the genome of Aspergillus luchuensis IFO 4308 DNA, chromosome 2, nearly complete sequence, one region contains:
- a CDS encoding putative eukaryotic translation initiation factor eIF-2C4 (COG:J;~EggNog:ENOG410PISF;~InterPro:IPR012337,IPR032474,IPR036397,IPR032472, IPR032473,IPR036085,IPR003100,IPR003165,IPR014811;~PFAM:PF16487,PF02171,PF16486,PF02170,PF08699, PF16488;~go_function: GO:0003676 - nucleic acid binding [Evidence IEA];~go_function: GO:0005515 - protein binding [Evidence IEA]), whose product MDNIEAINKLPGGLRHLRIRTDEEFQKYSVPVETVPRPGFNTTGKEVELSLNAYPITKFPSRTVYQYDVHIGTGLEKFIVNKKVWNSRARRAALKSIVYDGSKLAWSMNLYKTEFNEEINLDVEEGRPVRKGIEKDKNTFRLLVRHTRTVNLAVLNAWLSGQASFDDGVLEAMNFLDHVLREHPSSQLLAIKRSFFDENGGKGELGGGVIALKGMYQSIRPAIGGRLIVNVDVSNTCFWARISLTGAALEICDARDHQHLCHLLRPKPDGYGGVTESELFQEVSRRLRKLVVAPFYGGCPVLGVRFTVKGLINGNARQYMVDIKDKATGKINRMSVEQYFKTKYNLVLNDWALPMVEMTKKDVVYPMEVLTIQGLQRFPFKLNETQTAQMIKYAASRPKDRLETILTSKRTLAHDQDPVLNNFGLKISNTMMKTKARLLPSPAVMFGNNQRIEPGVSGRWDLRGKKFYTANPQPLQAWGIGYFPGRRNVISNDQVVRFADNFMKTYAGHGGTITRRPVIIELKEDIGEAIKKLYEGAGKANQEDPQLLLVIVPDKNSFTYTRIKKSCDCRWGVPSQVLQAGHVNRGNPQYVSNVLMKVNAKLGGVTSRAVSKVQGATLRPGSMIIGADVTHPPMGVWSPSMAAVSVSKDPYGSSYFGACEANMDRIEIISRTSMEFMLAPLVREWITTIGQGRAPKYVYYFRDGVSSGQFEHVLNQEVINIKSVITQHNMNQWDGKITVVVANKRHHLRAFPKSGDRNAADKNGNPLPGILIEKDVTSPHDWDFLLYSHIALQGTSRPVHYHVILDQIEHKPHELQNMIYDHCYQYIRSTTSVSLYPAIYYAHLIASRARSHEDVPASSGPQSGNTIKLTNPKPKNRPIDPKLLPIINRRNRLPWQMWYI is encoded by the exons ATGGACAACATTGAAGCCATCAATAAACTCCCAGGGGGTCTCCGTCACTTGAGAATTCGTACTGATGAGGAGTTCCAAAAGTACTCTGTACCAGTGGAGACTGTCCCCCGTCCAGGTTTCAATACAACCGGAAAAGAAGTCGAGCTTTCGCTCAATGCCTACCCCATTACGAAGTTCCCAAGCCGAACCGTTTATCAGTACGAT GTTCACATCGGCACCGGACTGGAGAAGTTCATTGTCAATAAGAAGGTGTGGAATTCCAGGGCTCGAAGGGCGGCTTTGAAGAGCATTGTCTATGATGGCTCGAAGCTTGCATG GTCGATGAACCTCTACAAGACCGAATTCAATGAGGAAATTAATCTTGACGTTGAAGAGGGTCGGCCCGTGAGGAAAGGCATAGAGAAGGACAAGAATACCTTCCGTCTGCTTGTCCGGCATACCAGAACAGTCAACCTGGCCGTGTTGAATGCTTGGCTCTCTGGCCAGGCGTCCTTCGACGATGGAGTGCTGGAGGCGATGA ATTTCCTTGACCATGTTCTCAGAGAACACCCCAGCTCACAGCTTTTGGCCATCAAACGTTCCTTTTTCGATGAAAATGGCGGGAAGGGGGAGCTGGGAGGGGGCGTCATTGCTCTTAAGGGAATGTATCAATCCATTCGGCCTGCCATC GGCGGTAGACTTATTGTCAATGTCGACGTCTCAAATACATGCTTTTGGGCCCGTATTAGCCTGACAGGCGCGGCACTGGAGATTTGTGACGCCAGAGACCATCAGCATCTATGCCATCTGCTTAGGCCCAAACCGGATGGATATGGCGGAGTTACTGAATCGGAACTTTTCCAAGAAGTCAGTAGACGGCTCCGAAAGCTCGTTGTGGCTCCATTCTACGGAGGATGCCCAGTCCTGGGAGTCCGGTTCACTGTCAAGGGGCTTATTAACGGCAACGCGCGCCAGTACATGGTTGACATAAAGGACAAGGCTACCGGCAAGATTAACCGGATGAGCGTCGAGCAGTACTTCAAGACCAAGTACAACCTGGTCCTCAACGACTGGGCACTTCCCATGGTAGAGATGACCAAGAAAGATGTGGTCTACCCTATGGAGGTCTTGACCATCCAGGGTCTCCAGCGATTTCCTTTTAAGTTGAATGAAACCCAGACAGCTCAAATGATCAAATATGCGGCGTCTCGTCCGAAAGACAGGCTCGAGACAATTCTCACTTCTAAGAGAACACTTGCCCACGACCAAGACCCTGTCCTTAACAACTTTGGGCTTAAGATCAGCAATACCATGATGAAGACCAAGGCTCGGCTTCTACCAAGTCCCGCCGTCATGTTCGGCAACAACCAGCGCATCGAGCCTGGTGTTAGTGGCCGCTGGGATCTCCGCGGAAAGAAGTTCTACACAGCAAATCCACAGCCCCTTCAAGCATGGGGGATTGGCTATTTCCCTGGAAGACGCAACGTTATCAGTAACGACCAGGTAGTCAGATTCGCCGACAACTTTATGAAGACCTATGCTGGACATGGAGGCACAATTACCCGCCGTCCTGTGATCATCGAGCTCAAAGAAGACATCGGTGAAGCGATCAAAAAACTTTATGAGGGCGCCGGAAAGGCAAATCAAGAGGACCCCCAGTTGCTTCTTGTCATCGTCCCGGATAAGAATTCCTTCACCTACACCCGTATCAAGAAGTCGTGTGACTGCCGCTGGGGCGTGCCTTCTCAGGTCCTACAGGCGGGTCATGTCAACAGGGGTAATCCCCAATATGTTTCCAATGTCCTCATGAAGGTGAACGCTAAGCTTGGAGGAGTCACAAGTCGAGCTGTATCAAAGGTGCAAGGAGCGACCTTGCGTCCAGGCTCAATGATTATTGGCGCTGACGTGACTCATCCTCCCATGGGTGTCTGGTCACCCTCAATGGCGGCAGTTTCCGTGTCCAAGGATCCCTATGGTAGCAGCTACTTCGGTGCTTGCGAAGCAAACATGGATCGTATAGAGATCATCTCGCGGACCAGTATGGAGTTTATGCTCGCCCCTCTTGTTCGTGAATGGATAACCACTATCGGACAGGGACGCGCGCCTAAGTACGTTTACTACTTCCGTGATGGTGTTTCTTCCGGTCAGTTCGAGCACGTACTCAATCAAGAGGTCATAAATATCAAGAGCGTCATTACTCAGCATAACATGAATCAGTGGGATGGTAAAATCACTGTGGTGGTTGCTAACAAGCGTCACCATTTGCGAGCATTCCCCAAGTCGGGCGATCGCAATGCTGCTGACAAGAACGGTAACCCGCTGCCCGGTATTCTGATTGAGAAAGATGTGACCTCTCCACATGACTGGGATTTCCTCCTCTATTCGCATATTGCTCTGCAGGGAACTTCGCGGCCCGTTCATTATCATGTTATCCTCGACCAGATAGAGCACAAGCCCCATGAGCTTCAGAACATGATTTATGATCATTGTTACCAGTACATCCGGTCTACGACTTCGGTCTCCTTGT ACCCTGCCATTTACTATGCGCACCTTATCGCTAGTCGTGCCCGCAGCCACGAGGATGTTCCGGCCAGCTCTGGCCCACAGAGCGGTAACACGATCAAGCTCACGAATCCCAAGCCTAAGAACAGGCCAATTGACCCTAAGCTACTGCCAATCATCAACCGGAGGAACAGACTGCCCTGGCAGATGTGGTACATCTAG
- a CDS encoding uncharacterized protein (COG:S;~EggNog:ENOG410PZI7) — translation MMFAPLPMQQQPGSSSPPPQQQHQQYTPTRPSPLSPRRLTNTPSATPNIFAATSNNTQFNIPSSPFTLPTPTKLPSISASAPPSPTPPQQQQQSHHQFARRQRNIQSSPNYAHRYANTISNPMTKHLKSSASPSARRNVFLNRVKRDRDDGRFGDRGEQLVLMEHVAEEKRWGEVMRRRAEEMMGVVEEEEEEGYANGYDDVDAYALDEYLQEQAAEMERLECLSQQPQPQQHHHHGVFDSGAPAGRGNGGMNISFSDEEEYDDLFMDLAGHDGGPDIPGSSGVFAHSQDMDMS, via the exons ATGATGTTCGCTCCCCTCCCAATGCAGCAACAACCAgggtcatcatcaccaccacctcaacagcagcatcaacaatACACACCTACCCGACCATCCCCCCTCTCACCACGCCGCCTCACAAACACCCCCTCAGCAACACCCAATATCTTCGCCGCCACCTCCAACAACACTCAATTCAACATCCCCTCCAGCCCCTTCACACTTCCAACACCCACGAAACTCCCCTCCATATCggcatcagcaccaccatccccgacgccaccacagcaacaacaacaatcacaCCACCAATTCgcaagaagacaaagaaacaTTCAATCTTCCCCCAACTATGCCCACCGCTAcgccaacaccatctccaaccccatGACCAAGCACTTAAAATCAAGCGCGTCTCCCTCGGCACGCCGGAATGTGTTTCTAAATCGCGTGAAGCGGGATCGGGATGATGGGCGGTTTGGGGATCGCGGCGAGCAGTTGGTGCTTATGGAGCatgtggcggaggagaagaggtggGGAGAGGTGATGAGGCggagggcggaggagatgatgggtgtcgttgaggaagaagaggaagaggggtaCGCCAATGGATATG ACGATGTAGACGCATATGCTCTAGACGAGTACTTGCAAGAACAAGCGGCCGAAATGGAACGATTGGAGTGTTTGagccagcagccacagccacagcagcatcatcaccacgGAGTGTTTGATTCAGGTGCTCCTGCTGGTAGAGGTAATGGTGGGATGAACATCTCATTtagtgacgaagaagaatacGATGATCTGTTCATGGATCTAGCGGGGCATGATGGTGGTCCTGATATCCCTGGTTCAAGTGGGGTGTTTGCGCACAGTCAGGATATGGATATGTCGTGA
- the midA gene encoding putative cell wall protein (COG:S;~EggNog:ENOG410Q0VF;~SECRETED:SignalP(1-21);~TransMembrane:1 (n8-20c38/39o193-215i)): MRAARLSFLLYSLSLVAVVAGQSAAVTSVGNAVTSAAAAATTEAPSTTSSESSSTSESSTSTSESSSTTSEPTTTSSTSEETTSTTNKQPQQTTQPQQTTSSNNNNNAQTTAVTTTDKNGKTTVESTTQQTTATPVVQTVTTIETISGTPVQTTLTTTSTPASADSTGSPGLSGTSSDNSNSSSGLSSSQKKIIIGVVVGVGGAIIVGALAVVGWRIHARKAAQDNDEAADLMSGTAVGAGAREKAPSPGAGGTPFKTTLDQYHNPGPVNAASNF, encoded by the coding sequence ATGCGAGCCGCTCGTCTTTCGTTCCTCCTCTACTCCCTGTCCCTCGTGGCTGTCGTCGCTGGCCAGAGCGCTGCAGTCACGAGTGTAGGCAACGCCGTCACctctgccgctgccgccgctacCACAGAGGCCCCTTCTACCACATCTAGTGAATCATCCTCGACGTCTGAGTCCTCTACCTCGACTTCGGAGAGCTCTTCGACCACCAGTGAACCTACAACTACGTCGTCTACTTCGGAAGAGACCACTTCCACGACCAACAAGCAACCCCAACAAACCACCCAGCCGCAAcagacaacatcatccaacaacaacaacaatgcgCAGACAACTGCAGTCACTACAACGGACAAGAACGGCAAGACCACCGTCGAAAGCACTACCCAGCAGACCACCGCAACCCCAGTTGTGCAGACGGTCACGACTATCGAGACCATCAGTGGAACCCCCGTCCAAACTACTCTCACCACTACTTCGACTCCCGCCAGTGCTGACTCTACGGGCAGTCCTGGTCTGAGCGGCACTTCGTCTGATAACTCTAACAGCAGCTCTGGTCTCTCGTCCtctcagaagaagatcatcatcggtgTCGTCGTCGGTGTGGGTGGTGCAATCATCGTCGGTGCCCTTGCCGTTGTTGGCTGGAGGATCCACGCTCGCAAGGCTGCGCAAGACAACGACGAAGCTGCTGATCTCATGAGCGGCACAGCAGTCGGTGCAGGTGCTCGCGAGAAGGCGCCCAGCCCGGGTGCTGGTGGCACGCCCTTCAAGACCACGCTTGACCAGTATCACAACCCTGGACCTGTCAACGCTGCATCAAACTTCTAA
- the ptpB gene encoding tyrosine protein phosphatase PTP1 (COG:T;~EggNog:ENOG410PH7I;~InterPro:IPR029021,IPR003595,IPR016130,IPR000242, IPR000387;~PFAM:PF00102;~go_function: GO:0004725 - protein tyrosine phosphatase activity [Evidence IEA];~go_function: GO:0016791 - phosphatase activity [Evidence IEA];~go_process: GO:0006470 - protein dephosphorylation [Evidence IEA];~go_process: GO:0016311 - dephosphorylation [Evidence IEA]), producing MQRTRIHEGMLANDPSHRWALEGDPEVRARNRYVNVQAWANSRIHLRVPEGECDFINASPIVLEDSVSQEERRYIATQGPKPDQLSHFWHMVFHESEDVGVIVMLTQTFEAGREKCAQYFPLDRENATMPLRREQDPFMNDNHHQQADEDLVGYVTLLETQWDPTSRSEIRKLRLTLGTESKIVWHFLFAGWADYSKPEGDDRDALLQLIKLSGSKCSPANPRIVHCSAGVGRTGTFIALDHLLQELESGQLLEATDPDIDPVFETVNQMREQRMMMVYNEMQLQFIYEVLREQTDLKLGKTAVPSGRKSDERSTKMAKLSTDDSYRPSSKPELEPAEDHRSTPTRSWSGTPEVSDNE from the exons ATGCAGCGGACTCGGATACACGAGGGGATGCTAGCCAACGACCCCTCACACCGTTGGGCGCTAGAGGGAGACCCCGAGGTCAGGGCAAGAAACCGATACGTGAACGTGCAGGCATGGGCCAACTCCCGCATCCATCTGCGGGTGCCAGAAGGGGAATGCGATTTTATTAACGCATCGCCGATTGTCCTCGAAGACTCAGTTTCGCAGGAGGAGCGACGGTATATCGCGACGCAG GGACCGAAGCCGGACCAGCTATCCCACTTTTGGCACATGGTGTTCCATGAAAGTGAGGATGTAGGCGTCATCGTCATGCTCACGCAGACATTTGAGGCGGGCAGAGAGAAATGTGCCCAGTACTTCCCACTGGACCGCGAAAACGCCACGATGCCCCTGCGACGTGAGCAAGACCCGTTCATGAACGacaaccatcaccagcaaGCCGATGAGGACCTTGTAGGCTATGTTACACTGCTCGAGACTCAATGGGATCCCACCTCTCGCTCGGAAATCCGCAAACTTCGGCTCACCCTCGGCACCGAGTCGAAGATTGTCTGGCATTTTCTGTTCGCCGGTTGGGCGGACTATTCCAAGCCCGAGGGCGATGACCGCGATGCGCTCCTTCAGTTGATCAAACTGTCCGGTTCGAAATGCAGCCCTGCTAACCCCCGCATTGTGCACTGCAGTGCTGGTGTCGGCCGGACAGGCACGTTTATCGCGCTGGACCATCTTTTGCAGGAGCTCGAGTCCGGCCAGTTACTAGAGGCGACTGACCCCGACATCGACCCTGTCTTCGAAACGGTCAACCAAATGCGCGAGCAGcgaatgatgatggtctATAATGAGATGCAACTCCAGTTTATATACGAAGTCCTACGGGAGCAGACCGATCTCAAGCTCGGAAAGACTGCCGTGCCCAGCGGGCGCAAGTCGGATGAAAGGTCAACGAAGATGGCCAAGTTGTCAACCGACGACAGCTACCGACCATCCTCCAAACCTGAGCTCGAACCTGCTGAAGATCACCGATCTACTCCTACCCGGAGCTGGTCGGGCACCCCCGAGGTTTCCGATAACGAATGA
- a CDS encoding uncharacterized protein (COG:S;~EggNog:ENOG410Q0K9;~InterPro:IPR020301;~PFAM:PF10906) — translation MFRAFLKSAFLLRPLEEWLTSRLLASRSFHKLVGGIHRKVHHLKTGVPLEEVHGPDSGKSASKLSQFFEYFKEELKDQMKGSPRNKH, via the exons ATGTTTCGGGCGTTTCTCAAAAGCGCATTTCTGCTACGGCCTCTCGAG GAATGGCTTACCTCTAGG CTGCTGGCCAGCCGGTCGTTTCATAAATTGGTTGGGGGAATTCACCGCAAGGTTCATCACCTGAAGACGGGTGTCCCACTGGAAGAGGTCCATGGCCCTGACTCTGGAAAGTCTG CTTCGAAATTGAGCCAATTCTTTGAGTACTTCAAAGAAGAGCTGAAGGACCAGATGAAAGGGAGCCCCCGCAACAAGCATTGA
- a CDS encoding VanZ family protein (COG:S;~EggNog:ENOG410PNRV;~InterPro:IPR006976;~PFAM:PF04892;~TransMembrane:3 (n7-14c18/19o42-59i66-85o97-117i)), whose product MRIRYPFAGAFLFLLILAAYIGLLPHSTSSTLPSQLQPNDKFLHVVTFFLLSLVFYWIFDTTRRRTLHLTLIVCTLVLGIGSEIIQGLLPNGRSFDVFDLLANIVGSLGAVGLCGWYHRRMLDRRRKARFGSLGGDGTENDVELGVTGHHSDEEEGLGPQETGVMSLEQEVDNWDENAVDNWDEEDESGDLAVDTSKRTSPAEDGKKRSD is encoded by the exons ATGCGAATCCGATACCCTTTCGCGG gcgcctttcttttcctcctcatcctcgccgccTACATCGGCCTCCTCCCGCACAGCACATCATCCACTCTTCCGTCCCAACTCCAACCCAATGACAAGTTCCTCCATGTCgtcaccttcttcctcctctccctcgtctTCTACTGGATCTTCGACACCACCCGTCGTCGCACCCTCCACCTAACCCTCATTGTCTGCACTCTCGTCCTCGGCATCGGCTCCGAAATCATCCAAGGTCTCCTCCCCAACGGCAGGTCCTTCGATGTATTCGACCTTCTCGCCAACATCGTCGGCAGTCTCGGCGCCGTCGGCCTTTGCGGCTGGTACCACCGGCGCATGCTTGACCGGCGACGCAAGGCGCGCTTCGGCTCCCTGGGCGGCGACGGCACAGAGAATGATGTCGAGCTCGGAGTGACGGGCCACCacagcgacgaggaggagggtctTGGACCCCAGGAGACAGGTGTTATGAGTTTAGAGCAGGAGGTAGATAACTGGGATGAGAATGCTGTTGATAAttgggatgaggaggacgagtCTGGAGATTTGGCCGTCGATACCTCCAAGAGGACGTCGCCCGCtgaagatgggaagaagcGGAGTGATTAA
- the SPT7 gene encoding SAGA histone acetyltransferase complex subunit SPT7 (BUSCO:EOG09261476;~COG:K;~EggNog:ENOG410PG6A;~InterPro:IPR037782,IPR036427,IPR009072,IPR018359, IPR006565,IPR001487;~PFAM:PF00439,PF07524;~go_component: GO:0000124 - SAGA complex [Evidence IEA];~go_component: GO:0046695 - SLIK (SAGA-like) complex [Evidence IEA];~go_function: GO:0005515 - protein binding [Evidence IEA];~go_function: GO:0046982 - protein heterodimerization activity [Evidence IEA]), with protein sequence MSLGHHHAWLPPGHLRPPDDFHDARPVNGYPKSFSGSRTPQMRASADADGSHAGGLISDADIAGDEDPRIAMFRDLYKRSEAQINALFANQKAAEDARPANDSDESQPESQRAADEPAPAPAPPKKPARKLDDDDYDEYDDEDDAEDTEAASPPKPKSLAASQLPSSFPSPSRPPSGSVSVGPDAQKEAKKETLEDIRKKLEEDKKATEEAARRSFHTLFYTLENDRDAMLDQQRLEESERQVEAEMSGQANAGNNANPTSNGYGSLSNANLGASSLTLKNLIARIDMKRSLVQASDAELRSLMSEVRKNRSKWASEDKIGQEELYEAAEKVLSELKAMTEHSSAFLTRVNKRDAPDYYTIIKHPMDLGTMTKKLKALQYKSKQEFVDDINLIWSNCFKYNTNPEHFLRKHALYMKKETEKLVPLIPDIVIRDRAEVEAEERRLQMAEMDGAEESDDEPIMSSRGRKAPGKSSSKKGTAPVRNTPSGSEPPGQSSQPPGPVRSDSDVVMEGTQNGLVTPPPGTQTPSDPAGVSSGVPGSQGDAMDIDGLVPTSTALSALPASGVDSEDPEYKVWKQVTKKDRALIAAERHRLFKGDKLNSDEPALLRTKAGMRRWIRNQKHNLAENDKARESTGQGMEPGAAGETLAEGIEVDEDRVIPDYYDVMSGVPDLPSQLLWKEDSDGNIVDASEEFLRILPQGSFTQPDSKLARKMDANMRQMQETRKVCSKIGIVKQMQLQSQMYQNQFQKYQPEPFVEQDVSPHVMNDGGPVIAPWVCKAALQRSVAKIFYHTGFEEYQPSALDAVTDIASDFFQKIGETLKSYMESPKVPTTDATEATGTAQWKRAYTEPEIVLHTLSSVGIDVESLESYIKDDVERLGTKLSTAHDRLRSLLSELLRPALADGGEDGSNAFHDGSEQFIGGDFAEDIDEDFFGFKELGLDKEFGLATLSVPLHLLQNRMYNAAQAQNTSAAQAVTLFPPPAPYPRITNDSLALQIGLVQEFFSSKLQANNNEPLVEDLELPPKQRPMAARPRLPASGKIPPPSAPSGVTTSPQKRPLPPSASGQSGAKSGTSEPSKKKLKKNGPSLGAPDATAEGDDATAVGVDGTKPSNGSLFTAASADEPSAQDATIKGEMENSTAPEGTGAEHQAPAGTSNDDQNPNHDSAAALPNGTADEAS encoded by the exons ATGTCGCTCGGACACCACCACGCCTGGCTCCCCCCAGGTCATCTGCGCCCGCCGGATGATTTCCATGATGCGCGGCCTGTCAATGGCTATCCCAAATCTTTTTCCGGTTCGCGAACTCCCCAGATGCGCGCTTCGGCCGACGCCGACGGGTCTCACGCGGGCGGTCTGATATCAGATGCCGATATTGCAGGCGACGAGGACCCGCGCATCGCCATGTTCCGGGATCTGTACAAACGCAGTGAGGCGCAAATAAATGCTCTCTTTGCCAACCAGAAAGCTGCCGAAGATGCCCGCCCTGCCAACGATTCCGACGAGTCCCAACCCGAGAGTCAACGCGCCGCCGACGAACCCGCTCCGGCCCCGGCGCCCCCCAAGAAGCCCGCCAGGAAGTTagatgacgatgactacGATGAGtatgacgacgaagatgacgcTGAGGATACTGAAGCCGCATCTCCTCCCAAGCCCAAGTCTCTCGCTGCCTCTCAGCTACCTAGTAGCTTCCCATCGCCCAGCCGACCGCCCAGCGGCTCCGTGTCGGTCGGGCCCGATGCGCAGaaggaggccaagaaggagacctTGGAGGATATCCGCAAGAAGCTAGAGGAAGATAAGAAGGCGACCGAGGAAGCTGCTAGGAGAAGTTTCCACACACTCTTTTATACTTTAGAGAATGATAGAGATGCCATGTTGGACCAGCAGCGGCTAGAAGAGTCGGAGCGACAGGTAGAAGCGGAAATGTCGGGCCAGGCGAATGCGGGCAACAATGCGAACCCAACCTCCAATGGATATGGGTCGCTGAGTAACGCGAACTTGGGCGCCTCGAGCCTGACCCTCAAGAACCTGATCGCAAGAATTGACATGAAGCGGAGTTTGGTCCAAGCATCTGACGCGGAACTCCGAAGCCTGATGAGCGAGGTTCGTAAGAACCGTAGTAAGTGGGCTAGTGAGGACAAGATTGGCCAAGAAGAGCTGTATGAAGCTGCAGAGAAAGTGCTTAGTGAGCTCAAGGCGATGACTGAGCATTCAAGCGCCTTCTTGACTCGGGTGAATAAGCGCGATGCGCCTGACTACTATACAA TTATCAAACATCCGATGGATCTAGGAACcatgacgaagaagctgAAAGCGCTGCAATACAAGTCGAAGCAGGAATTCGTCGATGACATCAATCTAATATGGTCGAATTGCTTCAAATACAACACCAACCCAGAACACTTCTTGCGCAAGCATGCTCTAtacatgaagaaggagacggagaagctCGTTCCTCTGATACCAGACATCGTCATCCGAGACCGCGCCGAGgtcgaagcagaagagcgCCGACTGCAGATGGCCGAAATGGACGGCGCCGAAGAGAGTGACGACGAACCGATCATGTCGTCCCGTGGTCGCAAGGCCCCCGGCAAGTCATCATCGAAGAAAGGCACTGCGCCTGTTCGAAATACCCCCAGCGGATCGGAGCCTCCTGGTCAGAGCTCTCAGCCTCCGGGGCCGGTCCGTTCGGATTCTGATGTTGTGATGGAGGGGACTCAGAACGGGCTTGTAACGCCGCCGCCTGGCACACAAACGCCATCTGACCCTGCGGGCGTCAGCTCTGGTGTACCTGGAAGCCAAGGTGATGCTATGGACATTGATGGGTTAGTCCCGACAAGCACCGCGCTGAGCGCATTGCCCGCGTCTGGTGTGGATTCCGAAGATCCCGAATACAAAGTATGGAAACAGGTGACGAAGAAGGATCGCGCCCTCATTGCCGCAGAGAGGCATCGTCTCTTCAAAGGTGACAAGCTCAACTCCGATGAGCCAGCATTGCTCCGTACTAAAGCGGGCATGCGGCGGTGGATCAGAAACCAAAAGCATAATCTTGCAGAGAACGACAAGGCGCGCGAGTCAACAGGACAAGGCATGGAACCTGGCGCCGCGGGTGAAACGCTCGCAGAAGGCATCGAAGTGGATGAGGATCGAGTGATCCCCGACTATTACGATGTCATGTCAGGGGTTCCCGATCTACCCTCTCAGCTACTCTGGAAGGAAGACTCAGACGGCAACATTGTGGATGCGTCCGAAGAGTTTTTGAGGATCCTCCCGCAAGGCTCATTCACTCAACCAGATAGTAAGCTGGCCCGCAAAATGGATGCAAACATGCGCCAAATGCAGGAGACGCGAAAGGTCTGCTCGAAGATCGGGATCGTCAAGCAGATGCAACTGCAGTCTCAG ATGTACCAGAATCAGTTCCAGAAATACCAGCCGGAACCCTTCGTCGAGCAGGATGTGTCACCACATGTGATGAATGACGGGGGTCCTGTCATTGCTCCTTGGGTTTGCAAAGCGGCCTTGCAGCGTTCCGTGGCGAAGATCTTCTACCACACTGGCTTTGAGGAGTATCAGCCTTCGGCCCTGGATGCAGTGACTGATATTGCCTCcgacttcttccagaagatcggCGAAACCCTGAAGTCGTACATGGAATCCCCGAAAGTTCCGACTACCGACGCGACCGAGGCGACGGGTACAGCTCAGTGGAAGCGAGCGTACACGGAGCCGGAGATCGTACtacacactctctcttctGTTGGCATCGATGTAGAGTCTTTGGAGTCGTACATTAAGGACGATGTGGAGCGGCTCGGGACGAAGCTTTCGACAGCTCATGACCGCCTGCGCTCGCTGCTGTCCGAGCTCCTGCGACCTGCGCTTGCAGATGGCGGGGAGGATGGCTCCAACGCATTCCACGATGGCAGTGAACAGTTCATCGGCGGTGACTTTGCGGAAGATATTGATGAGGACTTCTTCGGATTTAAGGAATTGGGGCTGGACAAGGAGTTTGGTCTGGCCACACTCAGCGTGCCACTTCATCTCTTGCAGAACAGGATGTACAACGCTGCGCAGGCACAGAACACCAG TGCTGCCCAAGCCgtcactctcttccccccgcCCGCTCCCTACCCTCGCATCACCAATGACTCTCTCGCTTTGCAAATCGGGTTGGTTCAAGAATTCTTCAGCTCTAAGCTCCAAGCAAACAACAATGAGCCTTTGGTCGAAGATCTTGAACTACCACCGAAACAACGACCCATGGCCGCGCGACCCCGTCTGCCCGCGTCTGGCAAGATCCCGCCGCCTTCCGCTCCTTCAGGCGTGACCACCAGTCCCCAGAAGCGACCCCTCCCACCCTCTGCATCAGGGCAGTCGGGCGCTAAATCTGGGACGTCGGAGCCGAGTAAAAAGAAACTTAAGAAGAATGGGCCTAGCCTGGGCGCTCCCGACGCGACAGCTGAAGGAGACGATGCCACCGCCGTTGGAGTAGATGGTACCAAGCCGTCGAACGGATCGTTGTTTACGGCCGCTTCAGCGGACGAGCCCTCTGCCCAGGATGCAACTATCAAGGGCGAGATGGAAAACTCGACCGCGCCAGAAGGGACTGGTGCTGAGCATCAAGCCCCAGCTGGGACCTCAAACGATGACCAGAACCCCAACCACGACAGCGCTGCTGCCCTACCAAACGGAACGGCAGATGAAGCGTCATGA